One Coccinella septempunctata chromosome 1, icCocSept1.1, whole genome shotgun sequence DNA window includes the following coding sequences:
- the LOC123310347 gene encoding leucine-rich repeat-containing protein 15-like isoform X2, whose amino-acid sequence MWQLSAGFVFLTLTLVLGGPVHIHMHPEVAIVDYNGPLHHEIFQIIRGVEILEIINSNITRMDGNMVSKLPKLKKIVFINCTVDVDAVDIENLFEGAVNLREFIARHIYARELHPEIIRKLPIEVYIMTDNHFPKIPGNLFNETKLRVLDLARNHLETIDEAAFNGLNLLEKLDLSTNKLTNLPENALKPLKALKILILKENKFTKFNIKSLANLPSLVELDLSSNPLQEVDLDGVEKFTPNLRSIDISGSSLTENQLKDLKTMYTGILKL is encoded by the exons AT GTGGCAGTTATCTGCAGGCTTTGTCTTTTTGACCTTAACCCTAGTACTGGGTGGACCTGTGCACATCCATATGCACCCAGAGGTAGCAATTGTGGACTACAATGGACCTTTACATCATGAAATTTTCCAAATAATTCGTGGAGTCGAAATACTCGAAATTATCAATAGCAACATAACAAGAATGGATGGAAATATGGTTTCGAAGCTGCCAAAGTTGAAGAAAATTGTATTCATCAATTGTACGGTTGACGTAGACGCTGTGGACATTGAGAATTTGTTCGAAG GTGCAGTGAATCTTAGAGAATTCATTGCTAGACACATATACGCTAGAGAATTGCacccagaaataataagaaaactcCCAATAGAAGTTTATATCATGACGGACAATCATTTCCCAAAAATACCTGgtaatttattcaatgaaaccaAGCTGAGGGTGTTAGATTTAGCACGAAATCATCTCGAAACAATCGACGAAGCTGCTTTCAACGGACTCAATCTGTTGGAAAAACTCGATTTGTCAACCAACAAATTGACGAACCTTCCAGAAAACGCCTTGAAACCTTTGAAGGCTTTGAAAATCTTGATATTGAAGGAGAATAAGTTcacaaaattcaatataaaaagttTGGCCAACCTCCCAAGTTTGGTCGAATTGGATTTGAGTAGTAACCCATTGCAAGAGGTGGATTTGGATGGTGTGGAAAAATTTACTCCCAATTTAAGAAGCATCGATATTTCTGGATCTTCCCTAACTGAAAACCAGCTTAAGGATTTGAAGACCATGTATACAGGAATTCTGAAATTGTGA